A window from Bos mutus isolate GX-2022 chromosome 1, NWIPB_WYAK_1.1, whole genome shotgun sequence encodes these proteins:
- the LOC106701537 gene encoding small ribosomal subunit protein uS15 — MGRMHAPGKGLSQSALTYRRSVPTWLKLTSDDVKEQIYKLAKKGLTPSQIGVILRDSHGVAQVRFVTGNKILRILKSKGLAPDLPEDLYHLIKKAVAVRKHLERNRKDKDAKFHLILIESRIHRLARYYKTK; from the coding sequence ATGGGTCGCATGCACGCTCCCGGGAAGGGCCTGTCCCAGTCGGCTCTGACCTACCGCCGCAGTGTCCCCACCTGGCTGAAGCTCACTTCTGACGACGTGAAGGAGCAGATCTACAAACTGGCCAAGAAGGGCCTGACTCCCTCACAGATCGGTGTGATCCTGAGAGACTCTCATGGTGTTGCACAAGTACGTTTTGTGACAGGCAACAAAATCTTGAGAATTCTTAAGTCCAAAGGACTTGCTCCTGATCTCCCTGAGGATCTCTATCATTTAATTAAGAAAGCTGTTGCTGTTCGGAAGCATCTTGAGAGGAACAGAAAGGATAAAGATGCTAAATTCCATCTGATTCTGATTGAGAGCCGTATTCACCGGTTAGCTCGATACTACAAGACCAAATGA